One part of the Gemmatimonadaceae bacterium genome encodes these proteins:
- a CDS encoding glycosyltransferase, whose product MSRRPACSVIVPARNAAGMLPRTLGAICGSDLPRDQWELIVVDDGSTDETASVAARYADTVVRLPGRANGPAYARNRGFEVSLGEVVMFFDADVVVHPDTMRRFLEVMREVPDAGAVFGSYDNRPAAPGFVSQYRNLLHHHVHQQNAGDADTFWAGAGAVRREVFEEAGMYDEWHYPRPQIEDIEMGGRIRRLGHRILLRPEIQATHLKRWTLRGVLMTDLKDRGIPWARLLAHRGSMLSSGTLNLKWTEKLNTILVWLGTLLLGLALVMWDWRIAMPGALCLAVAVTISTPLLGFFARTRGVWFAIRVIPVHLLYYLLNGVSFGLGMLLHELIGAPRQDPTIEAYAEVGVKRWPPVPSRNRSTWTADKEQNA is encoded by the coding sequence ATGAGTCGGCGCCCCGCCTGTTCCGTGATCGTTCCGGCGCGCAACGCGGCCGGCATGCTTCCCCGCACGCTGGGCGCGATTTGCGGCAGCGACCTTCCCCGGGACCAATGGGAACTGATCGTCGTCGATGACGGCTCGACCGATGAGACGGCCTCGGTCGCCGCTCGTTATGCAGACACCGTCGTCAGGTTGCCGGGCCGGGCGAATGGGCCGGCCTACGCCCGCAATCGCGGGTTTGAAGTGTCGCTCGGTGAGGTGGTGATGTTCTTCGATGCCGACGTCGTCGTGCATCCCGACACGATGCGGCGGTTTCTCGAGGTGATGCGCGAGGTGCCCGATGCCGGCGCCGTGTTCGGCTCCTACGACAACCGGCCGGCCGCGCCCGGATTCGTGTCGCAGTATCGCAACCTCCTGCACCACCACGTGCATCAGCAGAACGCGGGTGACGCGGACACGTTCTGGGCGGGCGCGGGCGCCGTGCGGCGCGAGGTGTTCGAAGAGGCCGGGATGTATGACGAATGGCACTATCCCCGGCCGCAGATCGAGGACATCGAGATGGGCGGCCGCATTCGCCGGCTGGGCCATCGGATCCTGCTCAGGCCGGAGATCCAGGCGACCCACCTCAAGCGGTGGACGCTTCGTGGCGTGTTGATGACCGACCTCAAGGACCGCGGCATCCCGTGGGCCCGGCTCCTGGCGCATCGCGGCTCGATGCTCTCGAGCGGGACGCTCAACCTCAAGTGGACCGAGAAGCTCAACACGATCCTCGTCTGGCTCGGGACGTTGCTGCTTGGGCTTGCCCTGGTGATGTGGGACTGGCGCATTGCGATGCCGGGTGCGCTGTGCCTCGCGGTCGCGGTGACGATCAGCACGCCATTGCTCGGCTTCTTTGCACGCACGCGGGGAGTCTGGTTCGCGATCCGGGTGATTCCCGTGCATCTGTTGTATTATCTCCTGAACGGCGTATCGTTCGGCCTCGGGATGCTGCTGCACGAGCTGATCGGTGCTCCGCGGCAGGATCCGACGATCGAGGCCTATGCCGAGGTGGGCGTAAAACGCTGGCCTCCCGTGCCGTCGCGGAATCGCAGTACCTGGACCGCCGACAAGGAGCAGAATGCCTGA
- a CDS encoding polysaccharide biosynthesis/export family protein, translated as MRSALATLCASARQQRAVLLVGFLAATPAVLAAQDLIGTQRRQATRAELEQAVAAAEQAQTTAESKTREQLGQHVASLRQRLRNGDFAPGDRLFLTVLGDSALTDTFTVRQDQGIQFPGLPVMSLRGVLDSELTAHLTKELSRYLKNPQVTATGLIRLSVMGGIGKPGFLTVPIDQLVTDVVMASGGPAQSGKFEDAIVKRGSATYLNKRQFADAVRQGKTVGDVSLRDGDEIFIPMATNQNRLTMWLPILTAATTIYWITRGGRGRRTRTP; from the coding sequence ATGAGATCCGCGCTTGCGACCCTTTGTGCCTCGGCTCGGCAGCAGCGCGCCGTATTGCTGGTCGGCTTCCTTGCGGCCACGCCGGCCGTGCTGGCCGCGCAGGATCTGATCGGGACCCAGCGTCGGCAGGCAACGCGCGCGGAACTGGAGCAGGCGGTTGCGGCTGCCGAGCAGGCGCAAACGACCGCCGAGTCCAAGACCAGGGAGCAGCTTGGCCAACACGTGGCCTCGCTGCGACAGCGGTTGCGCAATGGCGACTTCGCGCCCGGTGATCGGCTCTTCCTGACCGTGCTTGGCGACTCGGCCCTGACCGACACCTTCACGGTTCGGCAGGATCAGGGCATCCAGTTTCCTGGCCTTCCGGTAATGTCGCTGCGTGGGGTGCTCGACTCCGAGCTCACCGCGCACCTGACGAAAGAGCTGTCACGCTACCTCAAGAACCCTCAGGTCACGGCGACCGGATTGATCCGTCTCTCGGTGATGGGCGGGATCGGCAAGCCCGGGTTTCTCACCGTACCGATCGACCAGCTCGTGACGGACGTGGTGATGGCGTCTGGTGGTCCGGCGCAATCGGGCAAGTTCGAGGACGCGATCGTGAAGCGCGGCAGCGCGACCTATCTGAACAAGCGCCAGTTCGCTGACGCGGTACGTCAGGGCAAGACCGTAGGCGACGTTTCGCTGCGCGACGGGGACGAGATCTTCATTCCCATGGCCACCAACCAGAACCGGTTGACCATGTGGCTGCCAATTCTGACGGCAGCGACCACCATCTACTGGATCACGCGCGGCGGTCGCGGTCGCAGAACGCGGACGCCGTGA
- a CDS encoding response regulator, which translates to MAAQFTDVHGSPPLVLLANDQEWASRSLESVLGPRGFATVRAFTGKQALELIRTTRADAIVLEIGLPDISGLEVIRLLREDPGFQAGTPVILLTSGTPTRSQRLDAYRAGAWELLSEPYDIESLVLKLELFVRAKRDADRSLEGGLLDHPTGLYNPRGLARRAREIGAEAARHRGALACIAFMAQIDRNDDGRAIGVDLESMALARLSEVCRHTARVSDAVGRLGRSELVVIAPSTDAEGAERIISRVRGLVETTPVRVGDRDRAVRLTAGYAAVRDFSTSSSDVVALLLKAAGELRRERGGMHQSAERLAISAS; encoded by the coding sequence ATGGCCGCACAATTCACAGACGTACACGGCTCTCCGCCCCTGGTTCTCCTGGCGAACGACCAGGAGTGGGCGTCCCGCTCCCTCGAAAGCGTCCTTGGTCCGCGAGGCTTTGCCACGGTTCGGGCGTTCACTGGAAAGCAGGCGCTGGAACTGATCAGGACCACGCGGGCCGATGCGATCGTGCTCGAAATCGGCCTGCCGGACATCTCCGGGCTCGAGGTCATTCGGCTCCTCCGGGAAGATCCGGGATTCCAGGCCGGAACGCCGGTGATCCTCCTCACATCCGGTACTCCGACGCGTTCGCAGCGTCTGGACGCGTACCGCGCGGGGGCGTGGGAACTGCTCAGCGAGCCCTACGACATCGAGTCGCTGGTCCTCAAGCTGGAGTTGTTCGTGCGCGCCAAGCGTGACGCGGATCGCTCACTCGAAGGTGGCCTGCTCGACCACCCCACGGGCCTCTACAACCCCCGGGGATTGGCACGAAGGGCGCGCGAAATCGGCGCCGAAGCTGCGCGACATCGGGGTGCGCTGGCCTGCATTGCCTTCATGGCGCAGATCGACCGGAACGACGATGGCCGTGCCATCGGCGTCGACCTCGAGTCGATGGCCCTTGCTCGCCTGAGTGAAGTGTGTCGGCACACGGCACGGGTCTCCGACGCTGTTGGCCGGCTGGGTCGCTCGGAACTCGTGGTGATCGCACCGTCAACCGATGCCGAAGGGGCTGAGCGCATCATCAGCCGGGTTCGTGGACTGGTCGAGACTACACCGGTGCGCGTGGGCGATCGCGATCGTGCAGTTCGACTCACCGCCGGTTACGCCGCCGTGCGCGACTTCTCGACGTCGTCGTCGGACGTGGTCGCCCTGCTGCTCAAGGCCGCGGGCGAACTGCGGCGCGAACGGGGCGGGATGCACCAGAGCGCGGAACGCCTCGCGATTTCGGCGAGCTGA
- a CDS encoding sugar transferase, translated as MEHSENEDVVSVSWTGKAEFVREDRAGAPSTRRNARVIESRIERPRSVDAHGRDDVLDVTPRDRHEGLSRAMNMAVAGFGLLVSLPVLVVAAVLIKLSSRGPILYTQTRVGLDRRWKRTLAMREARVEDLGGQVFTIYKLRTMRVDAEKRSGAVWATENDPRVTRLGKFLRKYRIDELPQLWNILLGDMNLVGPRPERPSIVARLREDIPEYRFRHRVKPGLTGLAQINQKYDACLEDVRAKVNWDLRYINTQGFWVDLGIMLKTVPSVLLKFQGW; from the coding sequence GTGGAACACTCTGAAAACGAGGACGTGGTATCCGTGTCGTGGACAGGCAAGGCGGAATTCGTGCGCGAAGATCGCGCCGGTGCACCTTCGACGCGCCGCAATGCGCGCGTCATCGAGTCGCGCATCGAGCGCCCGAGGTCGGTGGACGCCCATGGGCGCGATGACGTCCTCGACGTGACGCCGCGCGATCGACACGAAGGCCTGTCGCGTGCCATGAACATGGCGGTGGCCGGCTTCGGCCTGCTCGTCTCGCTGCCGGTGCTGGTCGTGGCGGCGGTGCTGATCAAGCTGTCGTCTCGGGGCCCGATCCTCTACACGCAGACTCGCGTGGGGCTCGACCGTCGCTGGAAGCGGACGCTGGCGATGCGCGAGGCCCGCGTGGAGGACCTGGGAGGCCAGGTGTTCACGATCTACAAGCTGCGCACCATGCGCGTGGATGCGGAGAAGCGCTCGGGCGCCGTTTGGGCCACCGAGAACGACCCGCGTGTGACGCGGCTCGGCAAGTTCCTGCGCAAGTACCGGATCGACGAGTTGCCGCAGCTCTGGAACATCCTGCTTGGCGACATGAACCTCGTGGGGCCGCGCCCCGAGCGTCCGAGCATCGTCGCGCGGCTGCGTGAAGACATCCCCGAGTACCGTTTTCGCCATCGGGTCAAGCCGGGCCTCACCGGACTCGCGCAGATCAATCAGAAGTACGACGCATGCCTCGAAGACGTGCGCGCAAAGGTCAACTGGGACCTGCGCTATATCAACACGCAGGGGTTCTGGGTCGACCTCGGCATCATGCTCAAGACGGTGCCGTCCGTGCTGCTGAAGTTCCAGGGTTGGTGA
- a CDS encoding polysaccharide biosynthesis tyrosine autokinase, which yields MSTSVVPSAGGSPLQSGQGFSGAEWGAPPPPERGNAAIQQLITRTLAAVKRYRWLILAIFVIGSAAGVAASRLIKPKFAVDATIWISQSGGRSGPVQAPGLISSDLGWTDLIRSFAILDPVVSELALYVTPTSGKDTLLFRGLMPTDSLVPGLFRLKLGQNGSRYQLVQLAEQRGEVERVVENGAVGDSIGRAVGFAWHPDRKLLQRTDQYDFEIVTPREAAVTLQADLVVGLPQNSNLMRLGLRGEHSLLLAETMNHVLRRFEREAQRLKKENLVDVANTIDEQLKRAADDLYSKESALESFKINTITQPSDNVAIQPGVSMATSPVMAAYFADKTTLESVRRDRDLLERIVGEGSARNGRLSSEALRAAPSILVASETGKELATAINDLSLRQVNLRTLRERYTDEHQLVKQELTAINALEGEVIPGIANRLLVELRSRETEMTRRVDGASAELRKIPQRTIEEARRNRDVAVATTIFQDLQSRAVAARLSEQTVMPDIAILDTAVAPRLPTSDTTLSLIAMAVIASLGAGVALAILLDRLDGRFRYPEQAVNDLGLDIVGAVPSYTAPRSQRARLEQASQMVESFRSLALSVRASFPPGTPVQLTVSSPGPGDGKSTISINLANALAEGGYRTLLIDGDIRRGQLHESCPPAAQSPGLLDYLAGEATLGEVVKTCDLHVNLSLVPCGTRRRQGPELLASQRMGNMLRELRSQFDAIVVDCAPLGAGIDAYALGSATGSMLLVLRAGETDRRLASARLSTLDRMPIRILGTVLNDIGESPEFRYYHYLDGYGTPETLPDVALIGSSGTDHR from the coding sequence ATGTCGACTAGCGTCGTTCCTTCGGCGGGTGGAAGCCCGCTTCAGTCAGGCCAGGGATTCTCGGGCGCCGAGTGGGGGGCACCGCCTCCGCCAGAGCGCGGGAACGCTGCCATCCAGCAGCTGATCACCCGCACGCTCGCCGCGGTCAAGCGGTACCGCTGGCTGATCCTGGCAATCTTCGTGATCGGCAGCGCCGCAGGTGTCGCCGCCTCTCGGCTCATCAAGCCCAAGTTCGCGGTCGACGCGACCATCTGGATCTCGCAGAGCGGTGGCCGATCGGGGCCCGTGCAGGCGCCGGGGCTCATTTCGAGCGACCTGGGTTGGACAGACCTGATTCGCAGCTTTGCGATTCTCGACCCGGTCGTCTCCGAACTCGCGCTCTACGTGACGCCGACGAGCGGAAAGGACACGCTCCTGTTTCGCGGCCTCATGCCGACGGACTCGCTGGTACCTGGTCTGTTTCGCCTGAAGCTCGGGCAGAACGGATCCCGCTACCAACTCGTGCAGCTGGCCGAGCAGCGTGGTGAGGTCGAGCGCGTCGTTGAGAACGGCGCCGTGGGAGATTCCATCGGTCGTGCGGTCGGTTTTGCGTGGCATCCCGACCGCAAGCTGCTCCAGCGCACCGACCAGTACGACTTCGAGATCGTGACGCCGCGCGAAGCCGCGGTGACGCTGCAGGCGGATCTCGTGGTCGGCCTGCCACAGAATTCGAACCTCATGCGCCTCGGACTCCGGGGCGAACATTCGCTGCTCCTCGCCGAGACGATGAACCACGTCCTGCGGCGCTTCGAACGGGAGGCGCAGCGACTCAAGAAGGAGAACCTGGTCGACGTGGCCAACACGATCGACGAACAGCTCAAGCGCGCCGCGGACGATCTCTACAGCAAGGAATCGGCGCTGGAGAGCTTCAAGATCAACACCATCACCCAGCCAAGCGACAACGTGGCCATCCAGCCCGGCGTCTCGATGGCCACGAGCCCGGTGATGGCCGCGTACTTCGCGGACAAGACCACGCTGGAAAGCGTGCGTCGCGACCGCGACCTGCTCGAGCGGATCGTGGGTGAAGGCTCGGCACGCAACGGCCGTCTCTCGTCGGAGGCGCTGCGCGCTGCCCCGTCCATCCTGGTGGCGTCGGAGACGGGCAAGGAACTCGCGACGGCGATCAACGACCTGAGCCTGCGGCAGGTGAACCTTCGCACCTTGCGCGAGCGGTACACCGACGAGCACCAGCTCGTGAAGCAGGAGCTCACCGCCATCAACGCGCTCGAGGGTGAGGTGATCCCGGGCATCGCCAACCGGCTCCTCGTGGAGCTGCGCTCGCGCGAGACGGAGATGACGCGCCGCGTCGACGGTGCGTCCGCGGAGCTCAGGAAGATCCCGCAGCGCACGATCGAAGAAGCGCGACGCAACCGCGATGTCGCGGTGGCCACGACGATCTTCCAGGATCTGCAGAGCCGCGCGGTCGCGGCGCGCCTGTCCGAGCAGACCGTGATGCCGGACATCGCGATCCTCGATACCGCCGTCGCGCCCCGGCTCCCGACCAGCGACACGACGCTCAGCCTCATCGCGATGGCCGTCATTGCATCGCTCGGCGCCGGCGTCGCGCTCGCCATCCTGCTGGACCGCCTGGATGGCCGCTTCCGCTACCCCGAGCAGGCCGTGAACGACCTGGGTCTGGACATCGTTGGTGCCGTGCCGAGTTACACGGCTCCGCGCAGTCAGCGGGCGCGCCTCGAACAGGCGTCGCAGATGGTCGAGTCGTTCCGGTCGCTCGCCCTGTCGGTGCGCGCGTCGTTTCCGCCCGGCACGCCGGTGCAGCTCACCGTATCGAGCCCGGGGCCAGGCGACGGCAAGTCCACGATCTCGATCAACCTCGCGAATGCGCTGGCCGAGGGCGGCTATCGCACGCTGCTCATCGATGGAGATATCCGCCGCGGGCAGCTCCACGAGTCGTGCCCGCCCGCCGCGCAGAGCCCCGGCCTGCTCGACTACCTCGCCGGTGAAGCCACGCTTGGTGAGGTCGTGAAGACCTGTGACCTGCACGTGAACCTGTCGCTCGTGCCATGCGGCACCCGTCGGCGTCAGGGCCCCGAACTGCTCGCGTCCCAACGCATGGGTAACATGCTGCGGGAACTGCGCTCGCAGTTCGATGCCATCGTTGTTGATTGTGCGCCGCTCGGAGCCGGCATCGATGCCTACGCCCTGGGCAGCGCGACCGGCTCCATGCTCCTCGTCCTGCGGGCCGGCGAAACGGACCGTCGGCTCGCATCAGCGCGGCTCAGCACCCTCGATCGCATGCCGATCCGCATCCTCGGCACGGTGCTGAACGACATCGGCGAGTCGCCGGAGTTCCGCTACTACCACTATCTTGACGGCTACGGCACGCCGGAGACGTTGCCCGACGTCGCGCTCATCGGATCGTCGGGGACCGATCACCGTTAG